A genomic stretch from Methanobacterium sp. includes:
- a CDS encoding HIT family protein: protein MSFKCEYCQIPGAYGNLIYDTDYWLIYLAPSQRYLGTCVVALKRQCSSLNELQSEEWSEFTEIVQNMEITLKKTFNPTLFNWSCFMNSAYRVSSPNPEVHWHFIPRYNKKVEFEGLIFEDPDFGYIPQPLEHKIPDEVMKKLMAEIKKNLR, encoded by the coding sequence ATGAGTTTTAAATGTGAATATTGTCAAATACCTGGTGCATACGGAAATTTGATTTATGATACAGATTACTGGCTGATTTATCTTGCTCCAAGCCAAAGATATCTTGGAACATGTGTAGTTGCGCTAAAACGGCAGTGTTCAAGTCTAAATGAGTTACAAAGTGAAGAATGGTCTGAATTTACAGAAATTGTGCAAAATATGGAAATAACCCTAAAAAAAACATTTAACCCCACTTTATTTAATTGGAGTTGCTTTATGAACTCTGCATATCGTGTTAGTTCACCAAACCCTGAAGTTCACTGGCACTTTATACCCCGATATAATAAAAAAGTTGAATTTGAAGGCTTAATTTTTGAGGATCCGGATTTCGGATATATTCCTCAACCTTTAGAACATAAAATCCCTGATGAAGTGATGAAAAAGCTGATGGCTGAAATAAAAAAGAATTTGAGATAA
- a CDS encoding iron-containing alcohol dehydrogenase, with product MNIHDMELRKFVAPEFVFGLDARFLTGRYAKNIGATKVLVVTGPQIIKNRWVGGITDTLENEGISYEIYSDITPNPREKEVMRGAEVYRAEECNALVAIGGGSNLDCAKGIGIVSSNDKHILEFEGVDKVSNPMPPLICIPTTAGSSADVSQFAIIEDQKRKVKIAIISKAVVPDVALIDPLPSTTMDEYLTACTGIDALAHAIEAYVSNASSPITDLHALNAIRVISSNLDAVIGNLDDLNLRGSMMLGSLEAGLAFSNASLGVLHAMAHSIGGFLDLPHGECIAILLNHIIEFNFDAEPIKYQKIGEMMGINFSGKDNKENRNIIIQRIMGLKDSIGINATLKEIGVTKADIPQLAVNAMEDPCLVTNPKRPKMEDIERIFENAL from the coding sequence ATGAATATTCATGATATGGAACTTCGAAAATTCGTTGCTCCGGAGTTTGTATTTGGATTAGATGCCCGATTTTTAACTGGAAGATATGCCAAAAACATTGGAGCTACTAAAGTATTAGTAGTTACTGGCCCTCAAATCATTAAAAACAGATGGGTGGGAGGAATAACAGATACTCTGGAGAATGAAGGTATTTCCTATGAGATTTATTCTGATATTACTCCTAATCCTCGAGAAAAAGAAGTAATGCGCGGAGCTGAGGTGTATAGGGCTGAAGAATGCAATGCTCTAGTTGCAATTGGTGGTGGTAGTAATTTAGATTGTGCTAAAGGTATAGGGATTGTAAGTTCAAATGATAAACATATATTGGAATTTGAAGGTGTAGATAAAGTTTCTAACCCTATGCCTCCATTAATTTGCATACCTACAACTGCAGGGTCATCTGCGGATGTTTCACAATTTGCAATAATTGAGGATCAAAAGAGAAAGGTAAAAATAGCAATTATTAGCAAAGCAGTAGTTCCAGATGTTGCGTTAATTGATCCATTACCAAGCACAACAATGGATGAATATTTAACTGCATGTACTGGAATTGATGCATTAGCACATGCTATTGAGGCATATGTTTCTAATGCAAGCTCTCCCATCACAGATTTACATGCATTAAATGCTATACGTGTTATTTCATCAAATTTGGATGCTGTAATTGGTAATCTTGATGATTTGAATCTACGTGGAAGCATGATGCTTGGAAGTCTGGAAGCAGGGTTAGCTTTTTCAAATGCCAGTCTGGGTGTGCTTCATGCAATGGCACATAGTATTGGTGGATTTTTAGATTTACCTCATGGAGAATGCATTGCTATTCTTCTGAATCATATTATTGAATTTAATTTTGATGCTGAACCTATCAAATACCAAAAAATTGGAGAAATGATGGGAATTAATTTTAGTGGAAAGGATAATAAAGAGAATAGAAATATTATTATACAAAGAATAATGGGTTTAAAAGATTCAATTGGAATTAATGCTACGTTAAAAGAGATTGGGGTTACAAAAGCAGATATTCCTCAGCTCGCGGTTAATGCAATGGAGGATCCTTGCTTAGTAACTAATCCTAAAAGGCCAAAAATGGAGGATATTGAAAGAATATTTGAAAATGCACTTTGA
- a CDS encoding PAS domain S-box protein produces MQPESSDSWESLRDKIIGLGELSVHKSYYPELQQQLVELKRFRALLDQSNDIIFLLDVPSGIIMDVNKSGSDLLEYSNQEMLKMPIINLIPSSKVNKIDKMFLDLDRSKGDRKTITTTFVKKSGYEISVESSISFVEFGNVLYAVMVSRDITERNEAEKQIKQSLNEKEVLLKEIHHRVKNNLQIISSLLNLQSASLDDKDSFEVFKESQNRIKSMALIHEKLYQSRDLARIDFAEYIKSLVYYLFQSYSVDLNVIKPILNVEDILFDIDISIPCGLIINEIISNSLKYAFPDGKTGEIIIDLHLYGKKAILTVSDTGIGLPEHISLQNTETLGLRLIDTLVSQIDGKIELDKTKGTSFKIEFIKKSSYKQRI; encoded by the coding sequence ATGCAACCGGAATCATCGGATAGCTGGGAATCTTTGCGTGATAAAATCATAGGGCTTGGAGAACTTTCAGTTCATAAAAGTTACTATCCTGAACTTCAACAACAACTTGTTGAATTAAAAAGGTTTAGAGCCCTTTTGGATCAAAGTAATGATATAATTTTCCTTTTAGATGTTCCTTCGGGCATCATTATGGATGTGAACAAATCAGGATCTGATTTACTTGAATATTCTAATCAAGAAATGCTTAAAATGCCTATAATTAATTTGATTCCTTCTTCTAAAGTAAATAAGATTGATAAAATGTTTTTAGATTTAGACCGTAGTAAAGGGGATAGGAAAACGATTACAACCACATTCGTTAAAAAAAGTGGTTATGAAATTTCTGTAGAAAGTAGTATAAGCTTTGTAGAATTTGGAAATGTTTTATATGCAGTTATGGTATCAAGAGATATCACTGAACGTAATGAGGCTGAAAAACAGATAAAACAGTCTTTAAATGAGAAAGAAGTATTATTGAAGGAGATACATCATAGGGTTAAAAATAATTTGCAGATAATAAGCTCTCTTCTTAATCTACAATCAGCTTCACTTGATGATAAAGATTCTTTTGAAGTATTTAAGGAAAGTCAAAACCGTATTAAATCAATGGCACTTATTCATGAAAAATTATACCAATCTAGAGATCTAGCAAGAATAGATTTCGCTGAATACATAAAAAGTCTTGTTTACTATTTATTTCAGTCTTATTCTGTTGATTTGAATGTTATAAAACCCATATTAAATGTTGAAGATATTCTATTTGATATAGATATTTCTATCCCTTGTGGGTTGATAATAAACGAAATAATATCAAATAGTTTAAAATATGCGTTTCCTGACGGAAAGACTGGAGAAATAATTATTGATCTTCATTTATATGGGAAAAAAGCCATATTAACGGTAAGTGACACAGGTATTGGGTTACCTGAACATATAAGTTTACAAAATACAGAAACGTTAGGATTGAGATTAATAGATACTCTTGTAAGTCAGATCGATGGTAAAATTGAGCTTGATAAAACCAAAGGAACATCATTTAAGATAGAATTTATAAAAAAATCATCATATAAACAAAGAATTTAG
- a CDS encoding site-2 protease family protein — MVKFTANEIRDIIISMFVISFAFALLLSGSNINTAISLIPIMLIVVGFAFVFHELAHKFVAIRYGYWAEYKMWIEGLIFALITAYFGFVFAAPGAVYIHGEKISKEENGKISIAGSITNIIFALIFLLIIKISGQLYYWAFMGMFINGFFAFFNQLPIMGLDGSKVIKWNPFAWIIVVLVSLGFVAIGYFPSLLKLIL; from the coding sequence ATGGTAAAATTCACTGCAAATGAGATCAGAGATATTATTATTTCAATGTTTGTAATTTCATTTGCTTTTGCACTACTATTAAGTGGCAGTAATATAAACACTGCAATATCTTTGATACCAATAATGCTGATTGTAGTCGGATTTGCATTTGTATTCCATGAATTAGCTCATAAATTTGTTGCAATAAGATACGGTTATTGGGCTGAATATAAAATGTGGATTGAAGGCCTGATTTTTGCACTAATCACAGCATATTTTGGATTTGTTTTTGCAGCCCCGGGTGCTGTTTATATCCATGGAGAAAAAATAAGTAAAGAAGAAAATGGTAAAATATCCATTGCAGGGTCTATAACTAATATTATTTTTGCATTAATTTTCTTGCTAATTATTAAAATTTCAGGACAGTTATATTATTGGGCTTTTATGGGGATGTTTATAAATGGATTCTTTGCATTTTTCAATCAACTACCAATCATGGGACTTGATGGATCTAAAGTAATCAAGTGGAACCCATTTGCATGGATAATAGTTGTCTTGGTTTCATTAGGATTTGTGGCCATAGGGTATTTCCCTAGTCTATTAAAATTAATACTATAA
- a CDS encoding YcaO-related McrA-glycine thioamidation protein: MFKEVPVKYFGCTHRAVAPEETIRRVEGKLKAAGVTRVTEITHLDRVGIPVYSAIRPSAAEGAVSIYAGKGATKDQAKASAMMEAFERYSAELQDEDHKKIIKACFDEIEGCVNPKSLILPNLPFDPDIKELKWVNAVDVETDKEYLTPADAVFHPYGAINDINLFKSNTNGLASGNKIEEAIFHGMMEVIERDAWSLFEIKRKKAPEINLETIENPIILEIIDKFKEASIDIKIVDLTSDVKATTIAAVSDDTILKDPALLTLGVGTHLDPEIAVMRALTEVAQSRATQIHGTREDTTRAVFMRKAGYERMKRMNKHWFGESEELIDLEDIKNSSGKSFKEDIEISLKLLKKAGFKDVLFVDLTRVEVEVPVVRVIIPGMEVYSVDPERVGNRLAKKT, from the coding sequence ATGTTTAAAGAAGTTCCAGTAAAATATTTTGGATGCACACACCGTGCAGTTGCTCCAGAAGAGACAATTAGGCGTGTTGAAGGAAAATTAAAGGCTGCAGGAGTTACAAGAGTCACTGAAATTACTCATCTTGACAGGGTGGGAATTCCTGTTTACTCTGCAATAAGGCCATCTGCTGCAGAGGGCGCAGTAAGTATCTATGCTGGAAAAGGAGCCACAAAAGACCAGGCAAAAGCATCAGCCATGATGGAGGCCTTTGAAAGATATTCAGCAGAACTCCAGGATGAAGATCATAAAAAAATAATTAAAGCTTGTTTTGATGAAATAGAAGGATGTGTAAATCCTAAATCGCTTATACTGCCCAATTTACCCTTTGATCCTGATATAAAGGAATTAAAATGGGTAAACGCGGTAGATGTAGAAACGGATAAAGAATATTTAACACCGGCAGACGCGGTTTTTCATCCTTATGGTGCTATAAATGATATTAATCTATTTAAATCAAATACAAATGGTTTGGCATCAGGAAATAAAATAGAAGAAGCTATATTTCATGGAATGATGGAAGTCATAGAGAGAGATGCTTGGAGCTTATTTGAGATTAAAAGAAAAAAAGCGCCAGAAATAAATCTTGAAACAATTGAAAATCCAATAATACTGGAAATTATAGATAAATTCAAAGAAGCAAGCATTGACATCAAAATCGTGGATTTAACATCTGATGTTAAAGCTACTACTATTGCAGCTGTTTCAGATGATACCATATTAAAAGACCCAGCATTACTTACATTAGGGGTTGGAACCCATTTAGATCCAGAAATAGCTGTTATGCGGGCTTTAACAGAAGTTGCGCAAAGCAGAGCAACCCAAATTCACGGTACAAGAGAAGACACCACTCGTGCAGTATTTATGAGGAAAGCGGGCTATGAACGGATGAAAAGGATGAATAAACACTGGTTTGGTGAATCAGAGGAACTAATAGATTTAGAAGATATTAAAAATAGTTCAGGTAAATCATTTAAGGAAGATATAGAGATTTCTTTGAAATTATTGAAAAAAGCAGGTTTTAAAGATGTTTTATTTGTGGATCTAACAAGGGTAGAGGTTGAAGTACCTGTTGTGAGGGTTATAATTCCAGGAATGGAGGTTTACTCGGTTGATCCAGAAAGAGTAGGGAATAGGCTTGCCAAAAAAACATAA
- a CDS encoding molybdopterin-dependent oxidoreductase, whose translation MIVVLIILLAAVYVAADEFRFQGTIKLDNVEVKDYKGQKLSSVNDFRENSIKGPQYINITNYKLEITGIVNNPKNYTYDEVIKDHQNYEKVVKLDCVEGWEVTILWQGILVKDIINEVKPLSNANTVIFYAYDGYSTSFPLDYIENNNILLAYKMNNATIPPERGFPFQLVAESKWGYKWIKWINKIELSNDPNYEGYWESRGYSNSGNLNESFLK comes from the coding sequence ATAATTGTTGTTTTAATTATTCTTCTTGCAGCAGTTTATGTGGCTGCAGATGAGTTTAGGTTCCAAGGAACAATAAAGCTGGATAACGTGGAAGTTAAGGATTATAAAGGACAGAAACTCTCATCTGTAAATGATTTTAGAGAAAATTCAATAAAAGGCCCTCAATACATTAATATTACAAATTATAAGCTTGAAATCACAGGAATTGTGAATAATCCAAAAAATTATACATATGATGAAGTCATTAAAGACCATCAAAACTATGAAAAGGTTGTAAAGCTTGATTGTGTAGAGGGTTGGGAGGTAACAATTTTATGGCAAGGAATTCTTGTAAAAGACATTATAAATGAAGTTAAACCATTATCGAATGCAAATACTGTTATTTTTTATGCATATGATGGATATTCAACTTCTTTTCCTTTAGATTACATTGAAAATAATAATATTTTACTTGCTTATAAAATGAACAATGCTACAATTCCTCCAGAGCGAGGATTCCCATTCCAACTTGTGGCTGAGAGCAAATGGGGATATAAATGGATTAAATGGATAAATAAAATTGAATTATCCAATGATCCAAATTATGAGGGTTACTGGGAAAGTAGAGGTTATTCTAATTCTGGAAATCTGAATGAAAGCTTTTTAAAATAA
- a CDS encoding cation transporter: MNSKLSKRALNLSYFTIIYNIAEGILSIFAGLTAGSISLIGFGLDSAVESLSAMVITWRFRKHGKISELEEEKVEKRALKYIGYTFFILAIYVFYESIKKIYTSEISEPSILGILITVASLIVMPILFYFKYQTGKALKSSSLIADSKQTIVCMFLSAAVLIGLLSNYFFGLWQVDPIIGIFIGILLVKEGYEIFEEE; this comes from the coding sequence ATGAACTCTAAACTTTCCAAAAGAGCATTGAACCTATCATATTTTACAATTATTTATAATATTGCTGAAGGAATATTATCCATCTTCGCAGGTTTAACTGCTGGAAGCATTTCTCTAATCGGGTTTGGACTTGATAGCGCTGTTGAATCGTTGTCTGCAATGGTTATTACATGGAGATTTAGAAAACATGGTAAAATATCCGAGTTAGAAGAGGAAAAGGTTGAAAAAAGGGCTTTAAAATATATTGGATATACATTTTTTATTCTGGCAATCTACGTATTTTATGAATCAATTAAAAAGATTTATACTAGTGAAATATCTGAACCCAGCATTTTAGGGATATTAATAACAGTGGCATCTCTTATTGTGATGCCAATATTGTTTTATTTTAAATATCAAACTGGAAAAGCACTAAAAAGCTCAAGCCTCATAGCAGATTCAAAACAAACTATTGTGTGCATGTTTTTATCTGCTGCGGTGTTAATTGGGCTTTTATCAAACTATTTCTTTGGGCTTTGGCAAGTTGATCCTATTATTGGAATTTTTATAGGTATATTACTTGTAAAAGAAGGTTATGAGATTTTTGAGGAAGAATAA
- the pth2 gene encoding aminoacyl-tRNA hydrolase, giving the protein MKQVMVIRADLNMGKGKMAAQACHASLGAYKRSDEKIIKKWELEGEKKVVVKVQSLRELYEIYELVKNTDIPSYLVQDAGRTELPKGTVTCLGIGPDNDEKIDKITNELKLL; this is encoded by the coding sequence ATGAAACAAGTCATGGTTATAAGAGCAGATCTAAACATGGGCAAAGGTAAAATGGCAGCACAAGCTTGCCATGCAAGCTTAGGTGCATATAAAAGATCAGATGAAAAAATAATTAAAAAATGGGAATTAGAAGGCGAAAAAAAAGTCGTGGTGAAAGTTCAAAGCTTAAGAGAACTTTATGAAATATACGAACTGGTAAAAAACACCGATATTCCTTCTTATTTGGTGCAGGATGCTGGAAGAACTGAACTGCCAAAGGGTACAGTAACATGCCTTGGAATCGGCCCTGATAATGATGAAAAGATAGATAAGATAACCAATGAATTAAAACTACTTTGA
- a CDS encoding delta 1-pyrroline-5-carboxylate synthetase, with amino-acid sequence MEWVVKLGGSLFPEDAINLCKELVGQNVIVICGGGEFANKIREYDQDTNFSDTTAHKTAILCMDIIGMLVADKIDDVVSVYSLEYAKKVLDEGKLPILLPSKLLEYLDPLEHSWKVTSDSISVYISWLLKTKILIVTNVDGIYTFEPSLDGAKLIKSISAKKLLTFSETSVDENLPELLLKYKLDCYVVNGKYPERAISIIEGKSSKYTFIGGN; translated from the coding sequence ATGGAATGGGTTGTTAAATTAGGTGGAAGTTTATTCCCTGAAGATGCTATAAATCTTTGCAAAGAACTTGTTGGCCAAAATGTAATTGTAATTTGTGGTGGGGGAGAATTTGCCAATAAAATAAGGGAATATGATCAGGATACAAATTTTTCAGATACTACTGCCCATAAAACTGCCATTCTTTGCATGGATATAATTGGAATGCTTGTAGCAGATAAAATAGATGATGTGGTGTCTGTTTATTCCTTAGAATATGCTAAAAAAGTATTAGATGAAGGTAAACTTCCCATACTTCTTCCATCTAAATTATTGGAATATCTTGATCCACTGGAACATTCATGGAAAGTAACTTCAGATTCTATATCAGTATATATATCATGGCTTCTTAAAACCAAAATATTAATAGTAACAAATGTAGATGGTATATATACGTTTGAACCATCTCTTGATGGTGCGAAACTTATAAAAAGTATAAGTGCAAAAAAACTACTAACTTTTAGTGAAACATCAGTTGATGAAAATTTACCAGAGCTTTTACTTAAATACAAATTAGATTGTTATGTTGTTAATGGAAAATATCCAGAAAGAGCTATTTCTATAATTGAAGGTAAAAGTTCTAAATACACGTTTATTGGAGGAAATTAA
- a CDS encoding DUF1610 domain-containing protein: MEKIECTSCKQEISPVETCVKFECPECEEMIYRCQKCRTFGHLYTCKCGFNGP, translated from the coding sequence ATGGAGAAAATAGAATGTACATCATGTAAACAAGAAATATCACCTGTAGAGACATGCGTTAAATTTGAATGTCCTGAATGTGAAGAAATGATTTACAGATGCCAGAAATGCAGAACATTCGGCCATCTTTACACATGCAAATGTGGATTTAACGGCCCTTAA
- a CDS encoding elongation factor 1-beta, translated as MGDVVATIKLMPESPDVDLEQMKKDVEASIPEGAEFYKLDEEPIAFGLVALIVMVVVGDAEGGTEKVEENLAKIDGVSNVEVTDTRRLM; from the coding sequence ATGGGAGATGTAGTAGCAACAATAAAATTAATGCCAGAAAGCCCTGATGTTGATTTAGAACAAATGAAAAAAGATGTAGAAGCATCAATTCCTGAAGGTGCTGAATTTTACAAATTAGATGAAGAACCAATTGCATTTGGCCTTGTAGCTCTTATTGTAATGGTTGTTGTAGGCGATGCTGAAGGCGGAACCGAAAAAGTTGAAGAAAACCTGGCCAAAATAGACGGCGTCAGCAACGTTGAAGTTACTGATACCAGAAGGCTTATGTAA
- a CDS encoding tripartite tricarboxylate transporter permease translates to MFDLIIACLIGVLIGTITGLIPGIHVNTVGAFVFASSAFLLTIYSPEILCVFLISLAIAHALLEFIPSIFLGVPEEGTVLSILPGHQLLLQGRGKEAVRLAAIGGFGAIIVTALLLPIFIMILPKIYGPIKPYIWILLVIIVIFMFIRLSNDKKSFLWSVTLFMLSGIMGYIMFSVPISSNVSLLCIFTGLFGVSTLLYSLQQKSFVPTQNRFHNFKINGGILRGIFAGGIAGTILGFLPGLGPAQGSLIAQEISGGGDTENNNESFLVAVSGVNTSDALFSLVMIFLIGNPRSGIAVYINNIVENFDFAHLIFFVFTALTAVSIALFLCLKLGDKVSESIERINYEKLTRFVIVFMSVLVVVFSILYNANLLFMSIVYMTAITLGLLPHYLGVNKSNLMGVLIVPAIVIYYNMF, encoded by the coding sequence ATATTTGATTTAATCATTGCCTGCCTAATAGGTGTCTTAATAGGTACAATAACTGGATTAATACCAGGAATTCATGTTAACACAGTTGGAGCATTTGTTTTTGCATCATCAGCATTCCTATTAACAATTTATTCTCCTGAAATTCTCTGTGTATTTCTGATTTCTCTTGCAATTGCACATGCGCTCCTGGAATTCATACCATCAATTTTTTTAGGTGTTCCAGAAGAAGGAACAGTATTATCAATTTTACCGGGACACCAGCTTTTACTTCAAGGAAGAGGAAAAGAAGCTGTAAGATTAGCAGCGATTGGAGGATTTGGGGCAATTATAGTAACAGCGCTACTTCTACCAATTTTTATAATGATTTTACCAAAAATTTACGGCCCAATTAAACCTTATATATGGATTTTACTTGTAATTATTGTTATATTCATGTTTATAAGACTAAGTAATGATAAAAAATCGTTTTTATGGTCAGTTACGTTGTTTATGCTTTCGGGGATTATGGGTTATATTATGTTTAGTGTGCCCATTTCATCAAATGTTTCCCTTTTATGTATTTTTACAGGGCTATTTGGAGTTAGTACGTTACTTTACAGTCTTCAACAGAAGTCTTTTGTACCAACACAAAACAGATTCCACAACTTTAAAATTAATGGAGGTATTTTAAGGGGAATTTTTGCAGGAGGAATTGCAGGAACTATTCTCGGTTTTTTACCAGGACTTGGACCGGCACAGGGAAGTTTAATTGCACAGGAAATAAGCGGCGGTGGAGACACTGAAAACAATAATGAAAGCTTTCTTGTGGCAGTTAGCGGTGTAAACACCTCTGATGCGTTATTTTCTCTTGTAATGATATTTTTAATTGGAAACCCGCGAAGTGGAATTGCTGTTTATATAAATAATATTGTAGAAAACTTTGATTTTGCCCATCTAATATTTTTTGTATTTACAGCATTAACAGCAGTTTCAATAGCCCTATTTTTATGTTTAAAATTAGGAGATAAGGTAAGCGAGTCAATTGAGCGAATAAATTATGAAAAACTCACGAGATTTGTGATTGTTTTTATGAGCGTATTAGTCGTCGTGTTTTCGATCTTGTATAATGCAAATCTTTTATTCATGTCAATTGTTTATATGACGGCGATAACGCTGGGTTTGCTTCCGCATTATTTGGGGGTGAACAAATCGAATTTGATGGGTGTTTTGATTGTTCCGGCTATTGTGATTTATTATAACATGTTTTGA
- the hxlB gene encoding 6-phospho-3-hexuloisomerase — protein MEYVKKTAEEVTKHALAVINKIDEEEVSKMINTIIDSYSVFIVGTGRSELVGKMFAMRLMHLGFTVYVVGDVITPAIGNRDCLIAISGSGENRSVTIAAETAKEVNATVIGITGNPESNLRKNSDLTINIKTKTKIPWKYYTSNVLKGDYDDLTPMGTLFESTLSIFLDGLITEFMVRLGKKETDLKKRHAIIE, from the coding sequence ATGGAATATGTAAAGAAAACAGCCGAAGAAGTAACAAAACATGCTCTTGCAGTTATTAACAAAATAGATGAAGAAGAAGTATCTAAAATGATTAATACAATTATAGATTCTTATTCTGTCTTTATTGTAGGTACTGGGAGGTCTGAACTTGTTGGAAAAATGTTTGCAATGAGACTGATGCATCTTGGATTTACAGTCTATGTAGTAGGTGATGTTATAACGCCAGCAATAGGGAATAGAGATTGCCTAATAGCAATATCTGGCTCCGGAGAAAATAGATCCGTCACCATAGCGGCTGAAACCGCCAAAGAAGTAAATGCAACTGTTATTGGAATAACTGGAAATCCTGAATCCAATTTAAGAAAGAATTCAGATTTAACCATAAATATAAAAACTAAAACAAAAATTCCCTGGAAATATTATACATCCAATGTTTTAAAGGGAGATTATGATGATCTAACTCCTATGGGAACTTTATTTGAATCAACATTATCTATTTTCCTAGATGGACTCATAACAGAATTTATGGTGCGTCTTGGAAAAAAAGAAACTGATCTAAAAAAGAGACATGCTATTATTGAATAA